In one Massilia endophytica genomic region, the following are encoded:
- a CDS encoding sulfate/molybdate ABC transporter ATP-binding protein yields MTIAVKNINKRFGDFVALNDVSLDFPQGELTALLGPSGCGKTTLLRCIAGLEHPDSGQVLLDGQDASDRHVRERQVGFVFQHYALFKHMTVFENVAFGLRVKPRSERPSEDQIRRKVKDLLELVQLDWLADRYPPQLSGGQRQRIALARALAVEPRVLLLDEPFGALDAKVRKELRRWLRRLHDDLHVTSIFVTHDQEEALEVADQVVLMNKGRVEQLGAPDEVYNHPASPFVYGFLGNVNVFHGRVHGGVLATDGIQLDVPESTREGKGIAYVRPHDLEIDRYAAGAEGIVVKLRRAHAIGPLAQLDLERADNAELIEATISNDRFRNLELKEGETLVVRPKRMHVFVDEGASI; encoded by the coding sequence ATGACGATCGCAGTCAAGAACATCAACAAGCGTTTCGGCGACTTCGTCGCCCTGAACGACGTCTCGCTGGACTTCCCGCAGGGCGAGCTGACCGCGCTGCTCGGCCCCTCCGGCTGCGGCAAAACCACGCTGCTGCGCTGCATCGCCGGCCTGGAACATCCGGACTCGGGCCAGGTGCTGCTGGATGGCCAGGATGCATCCGACCGCCACGTGCGCGAGCGCCAGGTGGGCTTCGTCTTCCAGCACTATGCGCTGTTCAAGCACATGACCGTGTTCGAGAACGTGGCCTTCGGCCTGCGCGTGAAGCCGCGCAGCGAGCGTCCCTCGGAAGACCAGATCCGCCGCAAGGTGAAGGACCTGCTGGAACTGGTGCAGCTGGACTGGCTGGCCGACCGCTACCCGCCGCAGCTCTCCGGCGGTCAGCGCCAGCGTATCGCCCTGGCCCGCGCCCTGGCCGTGGAACCGCGCGTGCTGCTGCTGGACGAGCCCTTCGGCGCGCTGGACGCCAAGGTGCGCAAGGAGCTGCGCCGCTGGCTGCGCCGCCTGCACGACGACCTGCATGTTACCTCCATCTTCGTGACCCACGACCAGGAAGAGGCGCTGGAAGTGGCCGACCAGGTGGTGCTGATGAACAAAGGCCGCGTCGAGCAGCTGGGCGCGCCGGACGAGGTGTACAACCATCCCGCATCGCCTTTCGTCTACGGCTTCCTCGGCAACGTGAACGTATTCCATGGCCGCGTGCATGGCGGCGTGCTGGCCACCGACGGCATCCAGCTGGACGTGCCGGAATCGACCCGCGAAGGCAAGGGTATCGCCTATGTACGCCCGCACGATCTTGAGATCGACCGCTATGCGGCAGGCGCCGAAGGCATTGTGGTCAAATTGCGCCGCGCCCACGCCATCGGCCCGCTGGCCCAGCTGGACCTGGAGCGCGCCGACAATGCGGAGCTGATCGAGGCGACCATTTCGAATGACCGCTTCCGCAACCTGGAGCTGAAGGAGGGCGAGACCCTGGTGGTGCGGCCCAAGCGCATGCACGTGTTCGTGGACGAAGGAGCTTCGATATGA
- the cysW gene encoding sulfate ABC transporter permease subunit CysW: MATQHRGELPTVSDVLEPSWVRYALLAVALVFLTLFLFVPLVAVFTEALRKGWSVYVESILDEDAIAAIKLTLITAAIAVPLNMVFGIAASWAVAKFEFRGKSLLLTLIDLPFSVSPVISGLIYVLLFGAQGWFGEWLAAHDIKILFAVPGIVIATIFITFPFVARELIPLMQAQGSEEEEAAVVLGASGWQTFFRVTLPNIKWGLLYGVILCNARAMGEFGAVSVVSGHIRGETNTMPLQVEILYNEYNFVAAFAVASLLALLALVTLALKTFIEWRLHENYADDATEH, from the coding sequence ATGGCCACTCAACACCGTGGCGAACTGCCAACCGTTTCCGATGTGCTGGAGCCGTCCTGGGTGCGCTATGCGCTGCTGGCGGTCGCACTGGTTTTCCTGACGCTCTTCCTCTTCGTGCCGCTGGTGGCCGTGTTCACCGAAGCGCTGCGCAAGGGCTGGAGCGTTTATGTGGAATCCATCCTGGACGAGGATGCGATTGCCGCGATCAAGCTGACGCTGATTACCGCGGCCATCGCCGTGCCCCTGAACATGGTCTTCGGCATTGCCGCCTCCTGGGCGGTGGCGAAGTTCGAGTTCCGCGGCAAGAGCCTGCTGCTCACGCTGATCGACCTGCCGTTCTCGGTGTCGCCCGTGATTTCGGGCCTGATCTATGTGCTGCTGTTCGGCGCACAGGGCTGGTTCGGCGAATGGCTGGCGGCGCACGACATCAAGATCCTGTTCGCCGTGCCGGGCATTGTGATCGCCACCATCTTCATCACCTTCCCCTTCGTGGCGCGCGAGCTGATTCCGCTGATGCAGGCCCAGGGCAGCGAAGAGGAGGAGGCGGCGGTGGTGCTGGGTGCATCCGGCTGGCAGACCTTCTTCCGCGTGACGCTGCCCAACATCAAATGGGGCCTGCTGTATGGCGTGATCCTGTGTAACGCGCGCGCCATGGGTGAATTCGGCGCGGTGTCCGTGGTGTCCGGCCATATCCGTGGCGAGACCAACACCATGCCGCTGCAGGTCGAGATCCTCTACAACGAATACAACTTCGTGGCCGCCTTCGCCGTGGCATCGCTGCTGGCGCTGCTGGCCCTGGTCACGCTGGCCCTGAAAACCTTTATCGAATGGCGTCTGCACGAGAACTACGCCGACGACGCAACGGAGCACTGA
- the cysT gene encoding sulfate ABC transporter permease subunit CysT — protein MPGFKLSLGFTIFYLTLIVLIPLSAVFLKTFTMTWEGFWSAVTSERVVASYKLTFGAALIGASINAFFGGIVAWVLVRYRFPGKRLIDALVDLPFALPTAVAGITLTALYSSNGWFGRYIEGMLGLKVAFTPVGVVVALTFIGLPFVVRTVQPVLEDAERELEEAAASLGASSLQTFLRVVFPTILPSLMTGFALAFARATGEYGSVIFIAGNMPMVSEITPLFIITKLEQYDYAGATAIAVVMLVASFFMLLTINLLQAWARGKSGK, from the coding sequence ATGCCGGGCTTTAAGCTGTCCCTGGGCTTTACGATCTTCTACCTGACGCTGATCGTCCTGATTCCGCTGTCCGCCGTTTTCCTGAAGACTTTCACCATGACCTGGGAAGGCTTCTGGTCCGCCGTGACTTCCGAGCGCGTGGTGGCGTCCTACAAGCTGACCTTCGGCGCCGCCCTGATCGGCGCCAGCATCAACGCCTTCTTCGGCGGCATTGTGGCCTGGGTGCTGGTGCGCTACCGCTTCCCCGGCAAGCGCCTCATCGACGCCCTCGTGGACCTGCCGTTCGCGCTGCCCACCGCCGTCGCGGGCATTACGCTGACGGCCCTGTATTCCTCCAACGGCTGGTTCGGCCGCTATATCGAAGGCATGCTCGGCCTCAAGGTCGCTTTCACCCCGGTCGGCGTGGTGGTCGCGCTCACCTTCATCGGCCTGCCCTTCGTGGTGCGCACCGTGCAGCCCGTGCTGGAAGATGCGGAGCGCGAACTGGAGGAGGCTGCGGCCAGCCTGGGCGCTTCCTCGCTGCAGACCTTTCTCCGCGTGGTGTTCCCCACCATCCTGCCTTCGCTGATGACGGGCTTCGCGCTGGCCTTCGCGCGCGCCACCGGCGAATACGGCTCGGTGATCTTCATCGCGGGGAACATGCCCATGGTTTCTGAAATTACGCCGCTCTTCATCATCACGAAGCTGGAGCAGTACGACTACGCAGGCGCCACCGCGATTGCCGTGGTGATGCTGGTCGCCTCCTTCTTCATGCTGTTGACGATTAACCTGCTGCAGGCCTGGGCCCGCGGAAAGTCGGGGAAATAA
- a CDS encoding peroxiredoxin: MTLRLGDTAPDFEQDTSIGRIKFHEWAGDSWVVLFSHPADFTPVCTTELGLTAKLKPEFDKRNVKAIALSVDPVDAHKEWIKDIEDTQKTVVGFPIIADSDRKVSGLYDMIHPEQSATATVRSLFVIDPNKKVRLIITYPMSTGRNFDEVLRVIDALQLTDKHTVATPGNWKDGDDVIIPLTVQDPDLLKQKYPKGYTALRPYLRVTPQPNK, encoded by the coding sequence ATGACTTTACGCCTCGGCGACACCGCCCCCGATTTCGAGCAGGATACCTCCATTGGCCGCATCAAGTTCCACGAGTGGGCGGGCGATTCCTGGGTGGTGCTGTTCTCTCATCCGGCCGACTTCACGCCGGTGTGCACCACTGAGCTGGGCCTGACCGCCAAGCTGAAACCGGAGTTCGACAAGCGCAATGTGAAAGCCATCGCGCTGTCCGTGGACCCGGTCGATGCGCACAAGGAGTGGATCAAGGATATCGAGGACACCCAGAAGACCGTGGTGGGCTTCCCCATCATCGCCGACTCGGACCGCAAGGTGTCCGGCCTGTACGACATGATCCACCCGGAGCAGAGCGCCACGGCCACCGTGCGTTCCCTGTTCGTGATCGATCCGAACAAGAAGGTCCGCCTGATCATCACCTACCCGATGAGCACCGGCCGCAACTTCGACGAAGTGCTGCGCGTGATCGACGCCCTGCAGCTGACCGACAAGCACACCGTGGCCACGCCGGGCAACTGGAAGGACGGCGACGACGTGATCATTCCGCTCACCGTGCAGGACCCGGATCTCCTCAAGCAGAAATACCCGAAAGGCTATACGGCGCTGCGCCCCTATCTGCGCGTCACGCCGCAGCCGAACAAGTAA
- a CDS encoding RBBP9/YdeN family alpha/beta hydrolase gives MGAALLSNYRVLVVPGLSNSGEEHWQSRWQRLYPGFERVNQQDWETPNLQAWRANVDRVRQEDRRPTLIAAHSFGSLASALSVAEDPLGVEGLLLVAPADPDKFGLAARLPQGPLPCPSIVIASSTDPWMDIGKAREWAARWGSRFIDIGERGHINSESGLGDWIFGQQQLQLLAETAHNGSPLSV, from the coding sequence ATGGGAGCAGCGCTGCTATCGAACTACCGGGTCCTCGTGGTGCCCGGCCTGTCCAACAGCGGAGAAGAGCACTGGCAGAGCCGCTGGCAGCGCCTGTATCCCGGCTTCGAACGCGTGAACCAGCAGGACTGGGAGACTCCCAATCTGCAAGCCTGGCGGGCAAATGTGGACCGTGTGCGCCAGGAGGACCGCAGGCCCACGCTGATCGCGGCCCACAGCTTCGGCAGCCTGGCTTCGGCCCTGAGCGTGGCCGAAGACCCGCTGGGCGTCGAAGGCCTGCTGCTGGTGGCGCCTGCCGATCCGGACAAGTTCGGCCTGGCGGCCCGGCTGCCGCAAGGCCCGCTGCCTTGCCCCTCCATCGTCATCGCGAGCAGCACCGACCCCTGGATGGACATCGGCAAGGCCCGCGAATGGGCCGCGCGCTGGGGCAGCCGCTTCATCGATATCGGCGAGCGGGGACATATCAATTCCGAGTCCGGGCTGGGCGACTGGATTTTTGGCCAGCAGCAGTTGCAATTGCTGGCCGAAACAGCGCACAATGGCAGTCCGTTGTCTGTTTAA
- a CDS encoding sulfate ABC transporter substrate-binding protein: MLSKKLLALAAFVSLTAQAADINLLNVSYDPTRELYQDVNAAFAKDWKAKTGDNVKIKQSHGGSGKQARAVIDGLEADVVTLALAYDIDAVAEKGLVDKAWQKRLGHNSTPYSSTIVFLVRKGNPKGIKDWGDLVKPGVAVITPNPKTSGGARWNHLAAYGYALRQPGGSEASAREYLKKLYKNVPVLDSGARGATTTFVERGIGDVLLAWENEALLAIKELGPDKVEIVAPSVSILAEPPVAIVDKVVDKRGTRKVAEAYLNFLYTDAAQEIIAKNYYRPTVEKEAKKYAAQFPNVKLFTIADVAGDWTRAQKTHFADGGVFDQIYQTK; encoded by the coding sequence ATGCTGTCCAAGAAACTGCTCGCTCTTGCTGCCTTTGTCTCGCTGACCGCCCAGGCGGCCGACATCAACCTGCTCAACGTCTCCTACGATCCCACGCGTGAGCTCTACCAGGACGTGAACGCCGCCTTCGCCAAGGACTGGAAGGCGAAGACCGGCGACAACGTGAAGATCAAGCAGTCGCACGGCGGCTCGGGCAAGCAGGCGCGCGCCGTGATCGACGGCCTGGAGGCGGACGTGGTGACCCTGGCACTGGCTTACGACATCGATGCCGTGGCCGAAAAGGGCCTGGTGGACAAGGCCTGGCAGAAGCGCCTGGGCCACAACTCCACGCCTTACAGCTCCACCATCGTCTTCCTGGTCCGCAAGGGCAACCCGAAAGGCATCAAGGACTGGGGCGACCTGGTGAAGCCCGGCGTCGCCGTGATCACGCCCAATCCCAAGACTTCCGGCGGCGCGCGCTGGAACCACCTTGCCGCCTACGGCTACGCGCTGCGCCAGCCGGGCGGCAGCGAGGCGAGCGCCCGCGAGTACCTGAAGAAGCTGTACAAGAACGTGCCCGTGCTGGACTCCGGCGCGCGCGGCGCCACCACCACTTTCGTGGAGCGCGGCATCGGCGACGTGCTCCTCGCATGGGAAAACGAAGCCCTGCTCGCGATCAAGGAGCTGGGCCCGGACAAGGTGGAGATCGTGGCGCCTTCCGTGAGCATTCTCGCCGAGCCGCCCGTCGCCATCGTGGATAAGGTGGTGGACAAGCGCGGCACCCGCAAAGTGGCCGAGGCCTACCTGAATTTCCTCTACACTGATGCAGCGCAGGAGATCATCGCGAAGAACTACTACCGCCCAACGGTGGAGAAGGAAGCGAAGAAGTACGCCGCCCAGTTCCCCAACGTGAAGCTGTTCACGATTGCCGATGTGGCGGGCGACTGGACCCGCGCGCAGAAAACGCACTTCGCCGACGGCGGCGTGTTCGACCAGATCTATCAGACGAAATAA
- a CDS encoding diacylglycerol kinase, producing MEQPISEFKSKSGLKRIFSAFFYSMDGLKSAWQTEHAFRQELMLFVVASAVALALPLSAYQKLLLIGVMVLVLIVELINSAIEAVVDRISLERHPLSKNAKDFGSAAVLLACLLAGATWAVVLFNRFY from the coding sequence ATGGAACAGCCAATCAGCGAATTCAAAAGCAAAAGCGGCCTCAAGCGTATCTTTTCGGCCTTCTTCTATTCCATGGATGGGCTCAAGTCGGCCTGGCAGACCGAGCACGCCTTCCGCCAGGAGCTGATGCTCTTCGTGGTGGCCTCGGCCGTGGCGCTGGCCCTGCCGCTCTCGGCCTATCAGAAGCTGCTGCTGATCGGCGTCATGGTGCTGGTGCTGATCGTTGAACTCATCAACTCCGCCATCGAGGCCGTGGTGGACCGCATCTCCCTCGAGCGCCATCCCCTCTCCAAGAACGCCAAGGATTTCGGGTCGGCCGCCGTGCTGCTGGCCTGCCTGCTCGCCGGCGCCACCTGGGCCGTGGTGCTGTTCAACCGCTTTTACTAG
- a CDS encoding IclR family transcriptional regulator, giving the protein MKSEIVPEQKTTIQVIERMVALLDALAKYPDPVSLKELSKVSGLHPSTAHRILNDMVVTRFVDRIEPGTYRLGMRLLELGNVVKSRLSVREAALDFMRSLHKKTQQTINLSVRQGDEIVYIDRAFSERSGMQVVRAIGGRGPLHLTSTGKLFLSVDEPKAIRAYATRTGLAGHNKNSITDLAKLERELSLVRARGYARDNEELELGVRCMAAGIRDDSGKLVAGLSISAPADRLQEEWLEDLVSTANQISATLGYMPVAD; this is encoded by the coding sequence ATGAAAAGCGAAATTGTCCCCGAACAAAAAACCACCATCCAGGTTATCGAACGCATGGTGGCGCTGCTCGATGCGCTGGCCAAGTATCCCGATCCGGTCAGCCTGAAGGAATTGTCCAAGGTCTCCGGACTGCACCCTTCCACGGCCCACCGCATTCTGAACGATATGGTGGTGACCCGCTTCGTCGACCGCATCGAGCCCGGCACCTACCGCCTGGGCATGCGCCTGCTGGAGCTGGGCAATGTGGTCAAGAGCCGCCTCTCCGTGCGCGAAGCGGCGCTCGATTTCATGCGCTCCCTGCACAAGAAGACGCAGCAGACCATCAACCTCTCCGTGCGCCAGGGCGACGAGATCGTCTACATCGACCGCGCCTTCTCCGAGCGCTCCGGCATGCAGGTGGTGCGCGCCATCGGCGGCCGCGGCCCCCTGCACCTGACCTCGACGGGCAAGCTCTTCCTGTCCGTGGACGAGCCCAAGGCCATCCGCGCCTACGCCACCCGCACGGGCCTGGCGGGGCACAACAAGAATTCGATTACGGATCTGGCCAAGCTGGAACGCGAGCTGAGCCTGGTGCGCGCGCGCGGCTATGCGCGCGACAACGAGGAACTGGAACTGGGCGTGCGCTGCATGGCCGCAGGCATCCGTGACGACTCGGGGAAGCTGGTGGCAGGCCTGTCGATTTCGGCGCCCGCCGACCGCCTGCAGGAGGAATGGCTGGAAGACCTGGTCAGCACCGCCAACCAGATCTCCGCAACCCTGGGTTACATGCCCGTGGCCGACTGA
- a CDS encoding serine hydrolase: MFKLALTALISALFVSLPVADAQAAKASAKKVSVKKAGVRRMAPESVIPRERIIKRVITVNGKRKVVYQRVTNVGGAISKPTMGDLAGLNLTRDPLDLKSNVALVVDQANSEVLFEKNANVALPIASITKMMTGLVVVEANQDMDEMLTVTDEDVDREKFSSSRLNVGDRLTRRNMLHIALMSSENRAASALGRNYPGGLPAFVEAMNAKAQSLGMNDTHYVDSSGLSKMNVASARDLAKLAQAAYEHPILREFSTDPKAIIERNGRPVQFGTTNGLVSPKSGWEIGLQKTGFINEAGRCVMMQAVIEGRAVIMVLLDAKGTAARVGDAMRMRKWLSALKPSFTDSAGGSAQSATGM; this comes from the coding sequence ATGTTCAAACTTGCATTGACTGCCTTGATTTCCGCTCTCTTCGTGTCGCTGCCGGTGGCCGACGCGCAGGCGGCGAAAGCAAGCGCGAAAAAAGTAAGCGTGAAAAAGGCCGGCGTGCGCCGCATGGCGCCGGAGAGCGTGATCCCGCGCGAGCGCATCATCAAGCGCGTCATCACCGTGAACGGCAAGCGCAAGGTGGTGTACCAGCGCGTAACCAATGTGGGCGGCGCGATCTCGAAGCCGACCATGGGCGACCTGGCGGGCCTGAACCTGACCCGCGATCCCCTCGACCTGAAATCCAATGTGGCCCTGGTCGTCGACCAGGCCAATTCCGAAGTGCTGTTCGAAAAGAACGCCAATGTGGCCCTGCCCATCGCTTCGATTACCAAGATGATGACCGGCCTGGTGGTGGTGGAAGCCAACCAGGACATGGACGAAATGCTCACGGTGACGGACGAGGACGTGGACCGCGAAAAATTCTCCAGCTCGCGCCTGAATGTGGGCGACCGCCTGACCCGCCGCAATATGCTGCATATCGCGCTCATGAGCTCGGAAAACCGCGCCGCCTCCGCGCTGGGACGCAATTATCCGGGCGGCCTGCCTGCCTTTGTGGAAGCCATGAACGCGAAGGCCCAGTCCCTCGGCATGAACGACACCCACTACGTGGATTCGAGCGGCCTGTCGAAAATGAATGTGGCGAGCGCGCGCGACCTGGCCAAGCTGGCGCAGGCCGCGTACGAACACCCGATCCTGCGCGAGTTCTCCACCGATCCGAAAGCGATCATCGAGCGCAATGGCCGTCCGGTGCAGTTCGGCACCACCAACGGCCTCGTGTCGCCGAAGTCGGGCTGGGAGATCGGCCTGCAGAAGACGGGCTTCATCAACGAAGCAGGCCGCTGCGTGATGATGCAGGCTGTGATCGAAGGCCGCGCCGTCATCATGGTGCTGCTGGATGCGAAAGGCACCGCGGCGCGCGTGGGCGATGCCATGCGCATGCGCAAGTGGCTGTCCGCCCTGAAGCCGTCCTTCACGGACAGCGCGGGCGGCAGCGCTCAGTCGGCCACGGGCATGTAA
- a CDS encoding nitroreductase, whose protein sequence is MISSPDQQAVDAAITSRRSIRAFLPTPVAREDIEAILQVAARAPSGTNTQPWKAYVLTGEAKARLCARIVDAYKDPEQNRQHTEEYAYYPREWKSPYIDRRRKVGWDLYALLGLTRENKAGMAAQHARNFTFFDAPVGMIFTIDRIMEQGSWLDYGMFLQNIMVAARGRGLDTCPQAAFTQFHRLIAKELDLSSDEMVVCGMALGYADPEKIENSLISEREPVASFVKFME, encoded by the coding sequence ATGATTTCAAGCCCCGACCAGCAGGCGGTAGACGCCGCCATCACTTCGCGCCGCTCGATCCGCGCCTTTCTGCCCACGCCGGTGGCGCGCGAGGACATCGAGGCGATCCTGCAGGTCGCGGCCCGCGCTCCTTCGGGCACCAATACCCAGCCGTGGAAAGCCTATGTGCTCACGGGCGAGGCCAAGGCGCGCCTGTGCGCCCGGATTGTGGACGCGTACAAGGATCCCGAGCAGAACCGCCAGCACACCGAGGAATACGCCTACTATCCCCGCGAGTGGAAGTCGCCCTATATCGACCGCCGCCGCAAGGTGGGCTGGGACCTGTACGCCCTGCTGGGGCTGACGCGCGAGAACAAGGCGGGCATGGCCGCCCAGCACGCGCGCAACTTCACCTTCTTCGATGCGCCCGTGGGCATGATCTTTACCATCGACCGCATCATGGAGCAGGGCTCCTGGCTCGATTATGGAATGTTCCTGCAGAATATTATGGTGGCCGCACGGGGCAGGGGACTGGATACCTGCCCCCAGGCCGCCTTCACGCAGTTCCACCGCCTGATCGCGAAAGAACTCGATCTCTCCAGCGACGAAATGGTGGTGTGCGGGATGGCCCTCGGTTACGCCGACCCTGAGAAAATCGAGAACTCCTTGATCAGTGAACGCGAGCCGGTTGCCAGTTTTGTTAAATTTATGGAGTGA